One genomic window of Candidatus Omnitrophota bacterium includes the following:
- a CDS encoding response regulator: MSIKKKILVIEDDKDISRTIKLYLEGEGFEVITVSDGKEGLQKAKAAGEDILILDLMLPGMPGEEICRELRKEEKYAALPIIMLTAKGTDAEWVRGMVLGANYYITKPFEMDDLLSTIQLLLKH; this comes from the coding sequence ATGAGCATAAAGAAAAAGATACTGGTAATAGAAGACGATAAGGATATAAGCCGAACGATCAAGTTGTATCTGGAAGGGGAGGGATTTGAAGTTATCACGGTGTCAGACGGCAAGGAAGGACTGCAAAAAGCCAAAGCTGCCGGAGAAGATATCCTTATTCTCGATCTGATGCTGCCGGGCATGCCGGGGGAGGAGATATGCAGGGAGCTGAGGAAAGAAGAAAAATACGCGGCGCTGCCTATTATCATGTTAACAGCAAAGGGCACGGATGCCGAATGGGTAAGGGGCATGGTGCTGGGGGCGAACTATTACATAACAAAGCCTTTCGAGATGGATGATCTTCTCTCAACTATACAGTTACTGCTCAAGCATTAA
- a CDS encoding PAS domain S-box protein, with translation MKNNRKEKPPAAINEEDLRLKNIALEAVKRSYETAKAELAETKQTLETIVNGITDGILLISKDFKIIWANKAMLKKAGCLSEEIIGKHCHEITHKRNSPCVPPNDICPIREVLRTGKSTAVTHTHFDRQNNRRFVEVTAYPIKNKSGEVFQYVHIERDITERKKAEEALINSESIYRTIFNSVNDAIIIHDGDNLNIVEINKRGSEMLLSTSEEMKGMGIEKLLCDEEGYTREKFSEFFRKASQDEPQTFEWKLKDKAGRCFWVDIGLKRAIIHGNHRIIAVIRDISDRKQ, from the coding sequence ATGAAAAATAATCGAAAAGAGAAACCGCCCGCCGCAATTAATGAAGAAGATTTGCGGCTGAAGAATATAGCGCTGGAAGCCGTAAAGCGCAGTTATGAAACGGCAAAGGCCGAGCTGGCCGAGACTAAACAAACCCTCGAAACTATCGTTAACGGCATAACAGACGGAATCCTGCTGATCTCCAAAGATTTTAAGATCATATGGGCAAACAAAGCTATGCTGAAGAAAGCGGGCTGTCTGTCTGAGGAGATAATCGGCAAACATTGCCATGAGATCACACATAAAAGAAATAGCCCATGCGTGCCGCCAAATGATATATGCCCGATCAGGGAAGTCCTGCGAACAGGAAAATCTACAGCTGTTACCCATACTCATTTTGACCGGCAAAATAATAGAAGGTTTGTGGAAGTTACGGCCTATCCCATTAAGAATAAAAGCGGCGAGGTGTTTCAGTATGTCCATATCGAAAGGGACATTACCGAGAGAAAGAAAGCTGAGGAAGCACTGATAAACTCAGAGTCGATCTACCGCACCATATTCAACTCCGTAAACGATGCGATAATAATACATGACGGCGATAATCTCAACATAGTTGAAATAAACAAGCGTGGAAGCGAGATGCTCCTCTCTACATCTGAAGAGATGAAAGGAATGGGCATTGAAAAGCTATTGTGTGACGAGGAGGGTTACACCAGAGAAAAGTTTTCCGAATTTTTCAGGAAGGCATCGCAGGATGAACCGCAAACATTCGAATGGAAGCTCAAGGATAAAGCCGGAAGATGTTTCTGGGTCGACATAGGCCTGAAACGCGCGATCATACATGGGAACCATCGCATAATCGCCGTCATTCGGGATATCAGCGATAGAAAACAATAA
- a CDS encoding ATP-binding protein: MAAIFHADIPQFSVIRSTMFTVSYIFLFEFARSSLFGPKGRWKAIIIYGAVLAAVSYNQKYDEAWLNAGIRYFIGLPAGLFASGAVIFASRSEKSGRGSLLFLGIMMALYAVTSGLVVPKTNLWMADFLNIESFYNFIGIPVQVIRGLLILFSATAVWVYSQASPSHGPQQIGHKIHFKPSKWVTALTMLTLISLGWAFTNYMDYYAGVQIIRNSKVDQNSPLNRLNRELSRLETAVSSISTTSRIIYALTLPAPRYIERTNRLLEEQRKAYSALDCFIMDRYGTILASAAGGSEKAAVGEEYRAMPYFKEAMAGRIGYYFTRGSVYDERIYYVSAPIRQSRDDIAGAVVIKKSIIVKPILQYRLISIIITFFVCMLAIVFFFVLKRRERFIAFAEEANKKLQALDTMKNDFIAIVSHDLRTPLTAIKNSVTLLSKGWPDKRVVDPKQKELLDIIMSNTNRQIRMISDLLDISKIEAGVMSVHAESMDITVLSTDMINSLKSQADEKKITLKMAPDCKPIEAHADPEHTRRVLSNLLNNAIKFTPEGGSIELKLNSRPDDVIVIISDTGVGIPADDINKLFNKFYRSSSVSHHKEGSGLGLAISKGLIEAQGGRIWVESKVGAGSSFYFTLPLARGIIRREGEFDDYNKRV, translated from the coding sequence ATGGCTGCAATCTTTCATGCGGATATACCTCAGTTTTCTGTGATACGTTCGACTATGTTCACGGTCTCATATATCTTTCTTTTTGAATTTGCGAGGTCGAGCCTGTTTGGGCCCAAAGGAAGATGGAAGGCTATAATAATTTATGGAGCAGTTCTGGCGGCAGTTTCCTATAACCAAAAATATGACGAGGCCTGGCTCAACGCCGGAATACGATATTTTATAGGGCTCCCCGCGGGCCTTTTTGCTTCTGGCGCCGTGATCTTCGCATCCCGTTCAGAAAAAAGCGGCAGGGGCTCTCTCTTATTCCTGGGCATAATGATGGCGCTATATGCGGTGACCTCGGGGCTGGTTGTGCCGAAAACGAATCTTTGGATGGCGGATTTTTTGAACATTGAATCTTTCTACAATTTCATCGGTATTCCGGTCCAGGTTATCCGCGGGCTATTAATATTATTTTCGGCAACAGCCGTTTGGGTCTATTCGCAGGCTTCGCCTAGCCATGGACCGCAGCAGATAGGGCATAAAATTCATTTTAAGCCCTCCAAGTGGGTGACCGCGCTTACTATGCTTACACTCATATCTCTCGGCTGGGCCTTTACTAATTACATGGACTACTACGCAGGTGTCCAGATCATAAGAAACAGTAAGGTAGATCAGAATTCGCCGCTAAATCGGCTGAACAGGGAGCTGTCAAGGCTTGAAACAGCCGTCTCATCCATAAGCACGACATCGCGTATCATATATGCCCTTACGTTACCTGCACCGCGATATATAGAAAGGACGAATCGTTTACTGGAAGAACAAAGGAAAGCTTATTCGGCGCTCGATTGTTTTATCATGGATAGATATGGCACTATTCTGGCTTCGGCTGCGGGCGGCTCCGAAAAGGCCGCTGTGGGCGAGGAGTATCGTGCTATGCCGTATTTCAAGGAAGCCATGGCCGGGAGGATAGGCTATTATTTTACCCGGGGCTCGGTTTATGATGAACGTATATACTACGTCAGCGCGCCCATCAGGCAGTCGAGAGACGATATTGCGGGCGCCGTGGTTATTAAAAAGAGTATAATCGTCAAACCTATATTGCAATACCGCCTTATCAGCATAATCATAACGTTTTTTGTGTGTATGCTGGCTATCGTCTTCTTTTTTGTTTTAAAGAGAAGAGAGCGGTTCATTGCCTTCGCCGAAGAGGCGAATAAAAAATTGCAGGCTCTGGACACAATGAAGAATGATTTCATCGCTATCGTCTCGCACGATCTGAGGACGCCGCTTACTGCCATCAAGAATTCCGTTACGCTACTGTCTAAGGGCTGGCCGGATAAGAGAGTTGTGGATCCTAAACAAAAAGAATTACTGGATATAATAATGAGCAATACGAACCGCCAGATACGGATGATCAGCGATCTCCTGGACATATCCAAAATAGAGGCGGGTGTAATGAGCGTCCATGCAGAATCGATGGACATTACGGTCTTATCGACTGATATGATAAATTCTCTTAAATCACAGGCGGACGAAAAGAAGATAACCCTGAAGATGGCGCCTGATTGTAAGCCTATTGAAGCGCATGCGGATCCCGAACATACCAGGCGCGTTCTTTCGAATCTTTTAAATAACGCGATAAAATTTACGCCTGAGGGAGGCAGTATAGAATTGAAATTGAACAGCCGGCCTGATGATGTCATTGTAATTATATCCGATACAGGGGTCGGCATACCGGCCGACGATATAAATAAACTATTTAATAAATTTTACAGATCATCTTCGGTATCTCATCATAAAGAAGGCAGCGGCTTAGGGCTCGCCATATCTAAGGGCCTTATAGAGGCCCAGGGCGGCAGGATCTGGGTCGAATCTAAAGTCGGCGCGGGCAGTTCATTCTATTTTACACTTCCTCTTGCGAGAGGTATAATTAGGCGGGAAGGAGAATTTGATGACTATAATAAAAGAGTTTAG